In the Streptomyces formicae genome, one interval contains:
- a CDS encoding DoxX family protein — MSVDTRTPRTPTGGSSSGFDEAPALSMVKVPSDPAQVIVNHASFRVQLPAAGRTQSPRISRHLGTADETVRIPVVGGATKRRAPVVWSGKSEPGDPGATGLLQAVRGTGVRHSAQQAGPYDDGGATQVIPRVDLGDEGPGTVATPGGPEPETRLLPQMRMPSSDYDERIAQGGDEFDDDYDDYDEGTGGAEGAERVKRHGSDPVRHAYYPGRRMNLGVVLLPLRVFLGFISIYAGMGKLCDPVYFDGGERGSMVKWLTSLHPWALAEPLRDFALQHPVGAGLCIAFFQVIVGVLTVLGLWQRLAASIGVLLSAALIVTVSWKTVPAYDAPDIIYLAAWSPLIIAGAPVYSVDGRLAGEAWRTLGPRAAIWELRRRVLRRGALIGAVAVGLTLLLGSLLGGAVRDADRVTVPGPGEAPRNEQEGSPLPGDPAKKHHRRQSGSPTQSTGSPTQGQGSSASPTQGATSPGTARETGTVGSEQQPSQTQGSTAGQAPPQQSATQQQQPATTTAGPTSSGGGGTTGGSGGSGGSGGTGGTGGEKPGLLGGVLGH, encoded by the coding sequence ATGAGTGTGGACACCAGAACACCCCGCACACCCACGGGGGGAAGCTCGTCAGGCTTCGACGAAGCTCCCGCGCTGAGCATGGTGAAGGTGCCGAGCGACCCGGCGCAGGTCATCGTCAATCACGCGAGTTTCCGCGTGCAGCTCCCCGCCGCTGGGCGCACTCAATCCCCGCGCATCTCACGTCACTTGGGCACCGCCGACGAAACGGTGCGCATCCCGGTCGTGGGCGGCGCCACCAAGCGTCGCGCACCCGTCGTATGGAGCGGGAAGTCCGAGCCGGGCGACCCGGGAGCGACCGGACTGCTGCAGGCCGTGCGCGGCACGGGCGTACGCCACTCGGCCCAGCAGGCCGGGCCCTACGACGACGGCGGCGCCACCCAGGTCATCCCGCGCGTCGACCTCGGCGACGAAGGCCCGGGCACCGTCGCGACGCCCGGCGGCCCCGAACCAGAGACCCGGCTGCTGCCGCAGATGCGGATGCCGAGCAGCGACTACGACGAGCGGATCGCCCAGGGCGGCGACGAGTTCGACGACGACTACGACGACTACGACGAGGGGACCGGGGGCGCCGAAGGTGCCGAGCGGGTGAAGCGGCACGGGTCCGACCCCGTGCGGCACGCCTACTACCCCGGTCGCCGGATGAACCTCGGCGTCGTGCTGCTCCCGCTGCGCGTCTTCCTCGGCTTCATCTCCATCTACGCCGGCATGGGCAAGCTGTGCGACCCCGTCTACTTCGACGGCGGCGAGCGCGGCTCCATGGTCAAGTGGCTCACCTCGCTGCACCCCTGGGCGCTCGCCGAGCCGCTGCGCGACTTCGCCCTCCAGCATCCGGTGGGCGCCGGACTCTGCATCGCCTTCTTCCAGGTCATCGTGGGCGTACTCACGGTGCTCGGGCTCTGGCAGCGCCTCGCCGCCTCCATCGGCGTGCTGCTCTCCGCCGCGCTCATCGTCACGGTGAGCTGGAAGACCGTGCCCGCCTACGACGCGCCGGACATCATCTATCTGGCCGCGTGGTCGCCGCTGATCATCGCGGGCGCGCCCGTGTACTCCGTCGACGGGCGCCTCGCGGGCGAGGCGTGGCGCACGCTCGGTCCCCGGGCCGCCATCTGGGAGCTGCGGCGGCGCGTGCTGCGGCGCGGCGCCCTCATCGGGGCGGTCGCGGTCGGCCTCACGCTGCTGCTCGGCTCGCTGCTCGGCGGCGCCGTGCGGGACGCGGACCGCGTGACGGTGCCGGGGCCCGGCGAGGCCCCGCGCAACGAGCAGGAGGGCTCACCGCTCCCCGGCGACCCCGCGAAGAAGCACCACCGTCGCCAGTCGGGGAGCCCGACGCAGTCGACGGGCTCCCCGACGCAGGGTCAGGGCAGCTCCGCGAGCCCCACGCAGGGCGCCACGTCGCCCGGCACGGCCCGCGAGACGGGCACCGTCGGCTCGGAGCAGCAGCCCAGCCAGACGCAAGGCAGCACGGCGGGCCAGGCCCCGCCGCAGCAGTCGGCGACGCAGCAACAGCAGCCGGCCACGACGACCGCGGGACCGACGTCCAGCGGCGGTGGCGGCACCACGGGCGGCTCCGGCGGCTCGGGAGGCTCCGGCGGCACCGGCGGCACGGGCGGGGAGAAGCCGGGGCTCCTGGGCGGCGTCCTCGGCCACTGA
- a CDS encoding ABC transporter ATP-binding protein, with the protein MATVTFDKATRIYPGGDKPAVDGLDIEIEDGEFLVLVGPSGCGKSTSLRMLAGLEDVNAGAIRIGDRDVTHLPPKDRDIAMVFQNYALYPHMTVADNMGFALKIAGVNKAEIRQKVEDAAKILDLTEYLGRKPKALSGGQRQRVAMGRAIVREPQVFLMDEPLSNLDAKLRVSTRTQIASLQRRLGITTVYVTHDQVEAMTMGDRVAVLKDGLLQQVDSPRNMYDRPANLFVAGFIGSPAMNLVEVPITDGGVKFGNSVVPVNREALSAAADRGDRTVTVGVRPEHFDIVEQNGAAAKALSKESADAPAGLAVSVNVVEELGADGYVYGTAEVSGEQKDLVVRVNGRQVPEKGAQLHVVPRPGETHVFSTSTGERLSD; encoded by the coding sequence ATGGCCACTGTTACGTTCGACAAGGCGACCCGCATCTACCCGGGTGGCGACAAGCCCGCCGTCGACGGTCTGGACATCGAGATCGAGGACGGCGAGTTCCTCGTCCTCGTCGGTCCTTCCGGCTGCGGCAAGTCCACCTCGCTCCGCATGCTCGCGGGGCTCGAGGACGTGAACGCCGGAGCCATCCGCATCGGTGACCGCGACGTCACGCACCTGCCGCCGAAGGACCGGGACATCGCCATGGTGTTCCAGAACTACGCGCTGTACCCGCACATGACCGTCGCCGACAACATGGGCTTCGCGCTCAAGATCGCCGGCGTCAACAAGGCCGAGATCCGCCAGAAGGTCGAGGACGCGGCGAAGATCCTGGACCTCACCGAGTACCTGGGCCGCAAGCCCAAGGCGCTCTCCGGCGGTCAGCGCCAGCGTGTGGCGATGGGCCGCGCGATCGTGCGTGAGCCGCAGGTCTTCCTCATGGACGAGCCGCTGTCGAACCTCGACGCCAAGCTCCGCGTCTCCACCCGTACGCAGATCGCCTCGCTCCAGCGCCGCCTCGGCATCACCACCGTGTACGTCACCCACGACCAGGTCGAGGCCATGACCATGGGCGACCGCGTGGCCGTGCTCAAGGACGGGCTGCTCCAGCAGGTCGACTCGCCGCGCAACATGTACGACCGGCCCGCGAACCTGTTCGTCGCCGGGTTCATCGGCTCGCCCGCGATGAACCTCGTCGAGGTCCCGATCACCGACGGCGGCGTGAAGTTCGGCAACTCCGTGGTCCCCGTGAACCGCGAGGCTCTCAGCGCCGCCGCCGACCGGGGCGACCGCACGGTCACCGTCGGCGTCCGCCCGGAGCACTTCGACATCGTCGAGCAGAACGGCGCCGCCGCGAAGGCCCTCTCCAAGGAGAGCGCGGACGCCCCGGCCGGTCTGGCCGTCTCCGTGAACGTCGTCGAGGAGCTCGGCGCCGACGGTTACGTCTACGGCACCGCCGAGGTCAGCGGCGAGCAGAAGGACCTCGTCGTCCGCGTGAACGGCCGCCAGGTGCCGGAGAAGGGCGCGCAGCTGCACGTCGTGCCGCGTCCGGGCGAGACCCACGTCTTCTCCACCTCGACGGGCGAGCGCCTCTCCGACTGA
- a CDS encoding ATP-binding protein: protein MSEDEKNPAREVITDYAQAHFRYFRTPDGTVYAQKKGHPVARPIRSQGTTGSHRQELMVGLFHDGRGVFNGTALKEALDLIEALALSEDVQPVHIRVAPGFDGATWLDLGRDDGQSVRIHPTGWEITVPDPREVCWRRTQLTGELPLPAKDTNGKGIDLLMRLCNFATAETECLALAWLIGCLGPSVPVPAPFLTGPQGAGKSTGGRMLIRIVEGMSGDLRRAPKDEENLIAAVAAGWVTALDNLSHMTPDLSDAMCCIVTGAESVKRALFTDGDVFRVGYRRPLLLTGIDVGVIRPDLAERLLPLRLERPRVRRTEAELWAEYAEVLPVVLGSLLDLTVKVRAADAETPTDLRMADFAHLCAQLDTATGFGTLAAYRASLDDLNDDVIEGDLLAQTVLRHADTLTPGTAQRMTSTEWLHLLSGLYSSDEVRPLPKGWPTTGKVLSDRLKRLQPTLAARGVLIDAGRTSEGRYLEMARREDPPPREQQQVF from the coding sequence ATGTCCGAGGACGAGAAGAACCCCGCCCGCGAGGTCATCACCGACTACGCCCAAGCGCACTTCCGGTACTTCCGCACCCCCGACGGCACCGTCTACGCACAGAAGAAGGGCCACCCCGTGGCCCGCCCGATCCGCTCCCAGGGCACCACCGGCAGCCACCGCCAAGAACTCATGGTCGGCCTCTTCCACGACGGGCGAGGCGTGTTCAACGGCACCGCCCTCAAGGAAGCGTTGGACCTGATCGAGGCACTCGCGCTGAGCGAGGACGTGCAGCCCGTCCACATCCGCGTCGCCCCGGGCTTTGACGGGGCGACGTGGCTCGACTTGGGCCGCGATGACGGGCAGTCCGTGCGCATCCACCCCACCGGCTGGGAGATCACCGTTCCCGACCCGCGCGAGGTGTGCTGGCGGCGCACCCAGCTCACCGGGGAACTGCCCCTGCCCGCCAAGGACACGAACGGCAAGGGCATCGACCTGCTGATGCGGCTGTGCAACTTCGCCACCGCCGAGACCGAGTGCCTGGCCCTCGCCTGGCTCATCGGCTGCCTCGGTCCGTCGGTGCCCGTCCCCGCCCCGTTCCTCACCGGCCCGCAGGGCGCGGGCAAGTCCACGGGCGGGCGGATGCTCATCCGCATCGTGGAGGGCATGAGCGGCGACCTGAGGCGTGCGCCCAAGGACGAGGAGAACCTCATCGCGGCGGTGGCGGCCGGATGGGTCACCGCCCTGGACAACCTCTCCCACATGACCCCGGACCTGTCGGACGCCATGTGCTGCATCGTCACCGGAGCCGAGAGCGTCAAGCGCGCGCTGTTCACCGACGGGGACGTCTTCCGCGTCGGCTACCGCCGCCCCCTGCTCCTGACCGGCATCGACGTCGGCGTCATCCGCCCCGACCTCGCCGAGCGCCTCCTGCCCCTGCGTCTGGAGCGCCCCCGCGTCCGGCGCACCGAAGCGGAGCTGTGGGCGGAGTACGCGGAAGTCCTGCCCGTCGTTCTCGGCTCGCTCCTGGACCTCACCGTCAAGGTCCGCGCGGCCGACGCGGAGACGCCTACCGACCTGCGGATGGCGGATTTCGCGCACCTGTGCGCGCAGCTCGACACCGCCACCGGCTTCGGGACCCTCGCCGCCTACCGGGCCAGCCTCGACGACCTCAACGACGACGTCATCGAAGGCGACCTGCTCGCGCAGACCGTCCTGCGGCACGCCGACACGCTCACCCCGGGCACGGCACAGCGGATGACGTCCACGGAGTGGCTGCATCTCCTCAGCGGCCTCTACAGCAGCGACGAGGTACGGCCCCTGCCTAAAGGGTGGCCGACCACCGGCAAGGTGCTCTCCGACCGCCTCAAGCGCCTTCAGCCGACGCTCGCCGCCCGGGGCGTCCTCATCGACGCAGGCCGCACCAGCGAAGGCCGCTACCTCGAAATGGCCCGCCGCGAAGACCCGCCGCCGCGCGAGCAGCAGCAGGTGTTCTGA
- a CDS encoding nucleotidyltransferase family protein has protein sequence MTADPPPRQAVILAGGQGSRLRPYTDDRPKPMVEIPGTGTPIIGHQLAWLAEEGVTDAVVSCGHLAEVLKDWLDSADLPLNVTTVVEKEPLGRGGGLKYAAGHLPHADRPWYATNGDIWTRFSLRDMAAFHAERDATATLALARPRIPWGAVETDAFGHITDFIEAPPSPYLINAGVYVFSSSFTALLPDLGDHERTTFPRLAREKRLAGFPLPQGAYWRAIDTAKDLTEAAKELAAQRR, from the coding sequence ATGACTGCTGACCCGCCCCCCAGGCAAGCCGTGATCCTCGCCGGAGGCCAAGGCTCGCGACTCCGCCCGTACACCGACGACCGGCCCAAGCCGATGGTCGAGATCCCCGGCACGGGGACCCCGATCATCGGCCATCAGCTTGCCTGGCTCGCCGAGGAGGGCGTGACCGACGCCGTCGTCTCCTGCGGCCATCTCGCCGAGGTCCTCAAGGACTGGCTGGACTCGGCGGATCTGCCGCTCAACGTCACCACGGTCGTCGAGAAGGAACCGCTCGGCCGCGGCGGCGGCCTCAAGTACGCCGCCGGCCACCTGCCGCACGCCGACCGCCCCTGGTACGCGACGAACGGCGACATCTGGACCCGCTTCTCGCTGCGCGACATGGCGGCCTTCCACGCCGAGCGCGACGCCACCGCGACCCTCGCCCTGGCCCGCCCCCGCATCCCGTGGGGCGCCGTCGAGACGGACGCGTTCGGCCACATCACGGACTTCATCGAGGCCCCGCCGTCCCCGTACCTCATCAACGCGGGCGTCTACGTCTTCTCCTCGTCCTTCACCGCGCTCCTGCCCGACCTCGGCGACCACGAGCGCACCACGTTCCCGCGCCTGGCCCGTGAGAAGCGCCTGGCGGGCTTCCCGCTGCCGCAGGGCGCGTACTGGCGCGCCATCGACACCGCGAAGGACCTCACCGAGGCCGCCAAGGAGCTCGCCGCGCAACGCCGTTGA
- a CDS encoding bifunctional DNA primase/polymerase, which translates to MTQPTDIRREHLSTALALASSGVPVLPLRAGKVPFGNCRACADNACGGRPNMKTPGPCTCPAPCHAWAAATTDPDVINSPTWARAWRDAAAVAYHPGGADLTVVDLDTPAAVAWAARTLPATQTVASTRGEHWIYQGAMRSVNGVRAGIDIKSTMSYARWLGPGTGTLTALPDAVRALAVKTAPIRPVPQVITVPAPAPGGVCPHRTPAYLARGLAMAEQRITQATSGVHNAVYRTFLAVLSTHGRCGCLTDVHVGRLFTAAQTKGESARHCADAWTNARTALGM; encoded by the coding sequence ATGACGCAACCGACCGACATCCGGCGAGAGCACCTGTCCACCGCTCTCGCCCTGGCATCCTCCGGCGTTCCGGTGTTGCCGCTGCGGGCGGGGAAGGTGCCGTTCGGCAACTGCCGGGCCTGCGCGGACAACGCGTGCGGCGGGCGGCCGAACATGAAGACCCCCGGCCCCTGCACCTGCCCTGCGCCCTGCCACGCCTGGGCCGCCGCGACCACCGACCCGGACGTCATCAACTCCCCTACGTGGGCGCGGGCGTGGCGGGACGCGGCGGCGGTCGCCTACCACCCCGGTGGCGCCGATCTCACCGTCGTCGACCTCGACACCCCCGCCGCCGTCGCCTGGGCCGCTCGCACCCTGCCCGCCACCCAGACCGTGGCCAGCACGCGCGGGGAGCACTGGATCTACCAGGGCGCCATGCGCTCGGTGAACGGCGTCCGCGCTGGCATCGACATCAAGTCGACCATGTCCTACGCCCGTTGGCTCGGACCCGGCACCGGCACCCTCACCGCCCTGCCGGATGCCGTCCGTGCGCTCGCCGTGAAGACCGCCCCGATCCGGCCCGTGCCGCAGGTCATCACCGTGCCCGCACCGGCCCCGGGCGGGGTCTGCCCCCACCGCACGCCCGCCTACCTGGCCCGTGGCCTCGCCATGGCGGAGCAGCGCATCACCCAGGCCACCAGCGGCGTGCACAACGCCGTGTACCGCACCTTCCTCGCCGTGCTCTCCACCCACGGCCGGTGCGGCTGCCTCACCGACGTCCACGTCGGGCGCCTGTTCACCGCCGCGCAGACCAAGGGCGAGAGTGCCCGGCACTGCGCCGACGCGTGGACCAACGCCCGCACCGCACTGGGGATGTGA
- the rlmB gene encoding 23S rRNA (guanosine(2251)-2'-O)-methyltransferase RlmB, translating to MAANNRRMSGKKGAQVGSGGNRRRGLEGKGPTPPAEARKGHVKNRIANAKAKKSAGAPRRPAPKGRGGKSSSEMVVGRNPVFEALRDGVPASTLYVQQFIDNDERVREALQLAAERGGIHLMEAPRPELDRMTNGLNHQGLVLQVPPYEYAHPEDLAAAAYDEGQDPLIVALDGVTDPRNLGAVVRSVSAFGGHGVVVPERRAAGMTAGAWKSSAGTAARTPVARCTNLTRALEAYKKAGVAVVGLAADGEHEVGELPALSGPVVIVVGSEGKGLSRLVGETCDYRVRIPMPGGAESLNAGVAAGIVLYEASRRRA from the coding sequence ATGGCCGCTAACAACCGCCGCATGTCCGGCAAGAAGGGCGCGCAGGTCGGCAGCGGCGGCAATCGGCGCCGCGGCCTTGAGGGCAAGGGCCCGACGCCGCCCGCCGAGGCGCGCAAGGGGCACGTGAAGAACCGCATCGCCAACGCCAAGGCCAAGAAGTCGGCGGGCGCCCCGCGCCGTCCCGCGCCGAAGGGCCGCGGCGGCAAGTCGTCGTCCGAGATGGTCGTCGGCCGCAACCCGGTCTTCGAGGCGCTGCGCGACGGCGTGCCCGCCTCCACGCTCTACGTCCAGCAGTTCATCGACAACGACGAGCGGGTCCGCGAGGCGCTCCAGCTCGCGGCCGAGCGCGGCGGCATCCACCTGATGGAGGCGCCGCGGCCCGAGCTCGACCGCATGACGAACGGCCTCAACCACCAGGGGCTCGTCCTCCAGGTCCCGCCGTACGAGTACGCGCACCCCGAGGACCTCGCCGCCGCCGCGTACGACGAGGGCCAGGACCCGCTGATCGTCGCGCTCGACGGCGTCACCGACCCGCGCAACCTCGGCGCGGTCGTCCGCTCCGTCTCCGCCTTCGGCGGGCACGGCGTGGTCGTGCCCGAGCGCCGCGCCGCCGGAATGACGGCCGGTGCGTGGAAGTCCTCCGCCGGTACGGCCGCGCGGACGCCGGTCGCGCGCTGCACGAACCTGACCCGCGCCCTGGAGGCGTACAAGAAGGCGGGCGTCGCCGTCGTCGGCCTCGCGGCGGACGGCGAGCACGAGGTCGGCGAGCTTCCCGCGCTGAGCGGTCCCGTCGTCATCGTCGTCGGCAGCGAGGGCAAGGGCCTCTCCCGGCTCGTCGGCGAGACCTGCGACTACCGGGTGCGGATCCCGATGCCGGGTGGCGCCGAGTCGCTGAACGCGGGCGTCGCCGCGGGCATCGTGCTGTACGAGGCGTCCAGGCGCCGCGCGTAA
- a CDS encoding helix-turn-helix domain-containing protein: MSTAIAAPVDRLLYKPEEAAEALAIGRSTVYELMAEGALKYIKLGRLRRIRRRDLEAYVENLAPLPA, from the coding sequence ATGAGCACCGCGATCGCCGCGCCCGTCGACCGACTCCTGTACAAGCCCGAGGAAGCCGCCGAAGCGCTCGCCATCGGCCGCTCCACCGTCTACGAGCTGATGGCCGAAGGCGCCCTGAAGTACATCAAGTTGGGCCGCCTGCGCCGGATTCGGCGCAGGGACCTGGAGGCGTACGTCGAGAACCTCGCCCCGCTGCCCGCCTGA
- a CDS encoding tyrosine-type recombinase/integrase has protein sequence MSPRKANNESSIYFGADGWWHGRVTMGVKNDGSPDRRHRRARTEPEIKRKVKALEQQRDQGRAPTAGRKPTVAKWMETYLTDIASLKLKPRSLDDYWSKTRNDIVPGVGQHRIDKLQPEHLERMYRAMLDAGHAPSHVVKVHRILSRALKIAHRRRMISENVATLVDPPSVDETEANPFSKEEAKAFLEAAAKRPTFMRWIVGVGMGFRQGETLGLRWTYVDLEAELFHPKWQLQRLTWRHGCDDPHACGARRHRFVSCPPNCTRHEGYKRGCPKPCTKTCKKHASICPQRKGGGLVFTRPKTKKSQNAVPIPPVFIPFLRDHKAQQDEMRTAAAELWQEHDVVFARPDGRPFDPRADYEEFKELLEEAGIDDRRLYDGSRHTAGTILNELGVDMPTIMEILRHTQISQTRRYVKGRSHLSKDAMRRMGEFFVPGPQSPDPEPSQGPTETTTETPDTRAARSRRRRRIR, from the coding sequence ATGAGCCCCCGCAAGGCCAACAACGAGTCGTCCATCTACTTCGGCGCCGATGGCTGGTGGCACGGCCGCGTCACGATGGGCGTGAAGAACGACGGAAGCCCCGACCGCCGCCACCGCCGCGCCCGGACCGAACCCGAAATTAAGCGCAAGGTCAAAGCACTGGAACAGCAGCGCGACCAAGGCCGTGCCCCCACCGCTGGCCGCAAGCCGACCGTCGCGAAGTGGATGGAGACCTACCTCACCGACATCGCAAGCCTGAAGCTCAAGCCGCGGTCCCTCGATGACTACTGGTCCAAGACCCGCAACGACATCGTTCCCGGCGTCGGCCAGCACCGCATCGACAAGCTGCAGCCTGAGCACCTGGAGCGGATGTACCGCGCCATGCTCGATGCCGGGCACGCCCCCTCGCACGTGGTGAAGGTGCACCGCATCCTGTCCCGCGCCCTGAAGATTGCCCACCGTCGCCGCATGATCAGCGAGAACGTGGCCACCCTCGTGGACCCCCCGAGCGTCGACGAGACCGAGGCCAACCCCTTCAGCAAGGAGGAAGCCAAGGCATTCCTCGAAGCCGCCGCCAAGCGGCCCACCTTCATGCGGTGGATCGTCGGCGTCGGCATGGGCTTCCGGCAGGGCGAGACGCTCGGTCTGCGCTGGACCTACGTCGATCTGGAAGCAGAGCTGTTCCACCCCAAGTGGCAACTCCAACGGCTCACTTGGCGGCACGGCTGCGATGACCCGCACGCCTGCGGGGCGCGTCGCCACCGCTTCGTCTCGTGCCCGCCGAACTGCACCCGGCACGAGGGCTACAAGCGCGGCTGCCCAAAGCCCTGCACCAAGACGTGCAAGAAGCACGCGAGCATCTGCCCCCAGCGCAAGGGGGGCGGGCTCGTCTTCACGCGCCCCAAGACCAAGAAGAGCCAGAACGCCGTGCCGATCCCGCCCGTCTTCATCCCCTTCTTGCGCGACCACAAGGCCCAGCAAGACGAGATGCGCACCGCAGCCGCGGAACTGTGGCAGGAGCACGACGTGGTGTTCGCGCGGCCGGACGGACGCCCCTTCGACCCGCGCGCCGACTACGAAGAATTCAAGGAGCTGCTCGAAGAAGCCGGAATCGACGACCGCCGCCTCTACGACGGGAGCCGCCACACCGCAGGCACGATCCTGAACGAACTCGGCGTCGACATGCCCACCATCATGGAGATCCTCCGGCACACCCAGATCAGCCAGACCCGCCGCTACGTGAAGGGCCGATCCCACCTCTCCAAGGACGCGATGCGACGCATGGGCGAGTTCTTCGTACCCGGTCCGCAGAGCCCGGACCCGGAGCCCTCCCAGGGCCCCACTGAGACCACAACTGAGACCCCCGACACCCGCGCGGCCCGCTCCCGCCGCCGACGCCGCATCCGCTGA